The sequence below is a genomic window from Desulfobulbus oligotrophicus.
GCTTGAACTGACTGCTTTTTTTGATATCGTGTACAGTCCGCTTGTTGATGTAAAGCAGTTTCCCGAAAAGGTGGACATCACCTGTATTGAGGGGCCCATCAGCTCACCGGAGGATGAACGTTTGCTTGCCGAGGTGCGAAAACGTACCCGCCTGTTGGTTGCCATGGGTGACTGTGCGGTCACCGGGAACATCCCGGCCATGCGCAACATCGAGGGCGCACCTGCCATGCTGCAAAACATCTACACCGGCCAAGAGCTCCTGCAGCCGCAGGTTCCGGGGACCGATATACCAATCTTAAACGACAAGGCATTACCGATCCATCACTTTGTTCCGGTTGACCTGTTTATCCCCGGCTGCCCGCCGAGTGCCGACACGCTGTTCACCACTCTGACAGCTCTGGTAAAAGGGGAAACCGATCAGATCCCTCTGCCGGCCTGTTTTGGTGCGTAGGAGGCGCCATGCAACAGATTACCATTGCTCCGGTCACCCGCATTGAAGGTCATGCATGCATCCGTCTGTTTGTAGATGACAACGGTGGTGTGTGTGATGCCCGGTTTCAGGTGACCCAGATCCGGGGCTTTGAACGATTTATCACGGGCCGTCCTTTTTTTGAAATGCCTTCGCTTACAGCCCGTATCTGCGGCATCTGCCCGGTCAGTCATCAACTGGCATCAGCCAAGGCCTGTGACCAACTGCTGGCTGTAACCATCCCGGCCACCGCTGCCCGGTTACGTGCCATTCTCAACTTTGGACAACTGATACAGTCCCATGCCCTCAGTTTCTTTTACCTCTCTGCACCGGACCTGCTTTTAGGCATGGACCACCCGGTTGCCACCCGTAACTTCTTTGGTGTAGCGGAAAAAGATCCGCAATTCGCCCGCGATGGTATCGAATTGCGCAAGTTCGGCCAACAGGTGATTGAACGTCTGGCCGGTCGACGCATCCATCCGACCTGGGCTGTTCCCGGCGGAGTACGTTCCCCACTGGAACATTCAGCCCGCGACGCCATACTCAGCGATCTGCCGGCCATGCAGACGCTCGTTCGCAACCACCTGCAACGCTTCCGGGATTCACTGAGCCGCTATCAGGAGTATGCCGACAACTTCGGTAGTTTCCCCAGCCTTTTTCTCAGCCTGGTGGGTGATCAGGATCAGCTGGAACATTACCACGGCAACCTGCGCTTCATTGATGCCCACGGCACAACGATTATCAACGACCTTTCCCCGGCAAACTATCAGGAGTATATCGGCGAAGCGGTCGAACCCTGGACGTACCTCAAGTTCCCCTACTACCTCCCCCAGGGATATCCTGACGGCATGTACCGGGTCGGCCCCCTGGCCCGTTTAAATGTCAGCCGGTGCTGCGGCACCCGGCATGCCGACTCTGAACTCAACCTGTTTAAACAGCTGGCCGCAGGCAAACCCGTGCTGAACTCCTTCCATGCCCACTATGCCCGACTGATCGAAGTGCTCTACGCCCTTGAGATGATGGAGCAGCTGCTGGCCGATTCTTCAATCCTCGACCCCCATGTCCGGGCCGTTGCCGGTGTCAACCAGTTTGAGGGCATTGGTGCAATTGAGGCCCCCCGCGGCACCTTAATCCACCACTACAGGGTTGATGCAGATGGCCTCATTGTCCGGGCCAACCTGATCATTGCCACAGGGCATAACAACCTGGCCATGAATAAGGCGATTCTTCAGGCAGCACGCCGATATATTGTCAGCAATCGTCTTGAAGAGGGAATGCTCAACCGGGTTGAAGCAGTGATCCGCACCTTTGATCCCTGCCTGTCCTGCTCTACCCATGCAGTGGGGAGCATGCCTTTTGTGATTGAACTCATTGCCCCTGACGGGCAGTGTATTGATCGGATCCGGCGCTGATCAGAGAAAAGACCACCTGCTGCAAGAGGTTCTCGCCGATTTTTCTTTACAGTGATGTGTTTGTTTTCGTCCAGGCAGGGCAACCGTCCGGCGGCAGCGATTTTCTGAAGGCCATGGCAAAATCGTCAACCACCGGCCTTTCTTCAGGTCTTCCCCTGATCAATGGTCACTGTAAAATCCTCCAGCTGCACTAAACCGTCCTTTCCCTCACCAACGAGGAAAAAGGACACGGATTGTCGCTGTTTCGGATTATAGAAGGAAAACTCCACACGCCCCTCCTCACCGGTATGGAGCACGGGAAAGTTGTCAAAGGGAAAGGCCTGACTATCCTCATTCCATTCCTTGACAAGCAGGTTCAGGGTAACTCCCCTGGTCGGTGCCTTGACGGCCTTCACCCGCACCGAAACGTGTACCGTTGATTTGGCCGGAAAATCAAGGTACTGGGCCCCAACCAGATTTTCATACCACTCATTGGCCATCTTTTCCGGAAGTTTGAGCACTTCACCTCTGGCAAACCGAAGGACCCGCGGCCCTGCCTGTGTTTGCAGTTTGTTATCAAGGAGGCGGGCAATGGCAAGGATCTTTGCTCCCTGACCGCTGGTATCCCGCTGAAACTCCGCAGGCGGATCACCAAGAATGCTCGTTGCCTTTCCCACCCGGCAACTCCCGCTGCCGGTGGTGCACTCATAACGCAGATTGTCCTCGGTCAACCAGCGCAGCTTGGAGGCCGTGTACGACACCATGTCGCGCGGCCGCTCATAGTCACGAAAAAAACTGCGTCCTATAAGAGAGGACGGCACAGGCAGCTGCAGATAATCCAGCACAGAGACAGTGATATCAACCAAACCATAGCCACCGGTTTTGATGCGCGGCAGCTGCTTTTGTTCGGGGGCCAACACAATACCCAGGCCCCAGCTGCTGATCCAGTCCGCCACTGCTGAACCATGAGATTCATCGGACGTGAACACGACCAGCGTATCT
It includes:
- a CDS encoding NADH-quinone oxidoreductase subunit B family protein, giving the protein MKKLRLATLWLDGCSGCHMSLLDADERLLELTAFFDIVYSPLVDVKQFPEKVDITCIEGPISSPEDERLLAEVRKRTRLLVAMGDCAVTGNIPAMRNIEGAPAMLQNIYTGQELLQPQVPGTDIPILNDKALPIHHFVPVDLFIPGCPPSADTLFTTLTALVKGETDQIPLPACFGA
- a CDS encoding Ni/Fe hydrogenase subunit alpha, with amino-acid sequence MQQITIAPVTRIEGHACIRLFVDDNGGVCDARFQVTQIRGFERFITGRPFFEMPSLTARICGICPVSHQLASAKACDQLLAVTIPATAARLRAILNFGQLIQSHALSFFYLSAPDLLLGMDHPVATRNFFGVAEKDPQFARDGIELRKFGQQVIERLAGRRIHPTWAVPGGVRSPLEHSARDAILSDLPAMQTLVRNHLQRFRDSLSRYQEYADNFGSFPSLFLSLVGDQDQLEHYHGNLRFIDAHGTTIINDLSPANYQEYIGEAVEPWTYLKFPYYLPQGYPDGMYRVGPLARLNVSRCCGTRHADSELNLFKQLAAGKPVLNSFHAHYARLIEVLYALEMMEQLLADSSILDPHVRAVAGVNQFEGIGAIEAPRGTLIHHYRVDADGLIVRANLIIATGHNNLAMNKAILQAARRYIVSNRLEEGMLNRVEAVIRTFDPCLSCSTHAVGSMPFVIELIAPDGQCIDRIRR